The bacterium genome contains a region encoding:
- a CDS encoding site-specific integrase codes for MILEEYKARRLAEVSPHTLNLELRVLNTALQQAKKLKLIPESAPGRFQLVRTRTPDPPAWLNNDQIKLLLSHSDPLYRRFMIIGLKTGCRRNEILGLQWSDIDLPRRQIVVRGESGKMGNRRTVPISDSLAELFIKWPGEQLGLLFPDYKPDSVSQKFRRWARQIGLPADIHLHSLRATFACHLIEKGVDIYTVSRLLGHSSVKVTEKHYLALNQEHVRTAVNRLDFDTDL; via the coding sequence ATGATTCTCGAAGAGTACAAGGCTCGTCGACTGGCAGAAGTCTCGCCTCATACTTTGAACCTTGAGTTAAGGGTTCTCAATACGGCGCTTCAGCAAGCCAAGAAGCTAAAGCTAATCCCCGAATCCGCTCCAGGTAGATTTCAACTTGTGCGAACTCGTACTCCGGATCCGCCAGCTTGGCTTAACAATGACCAGATTAAGCTCCTGCTTTCGCACTCGGATCCATTGTACAGACGTTTTATGATCATCGGACTCAAGACTGGTTGCCGCAGAAACGAGATTCTCGGACTTCAGTGGTCTGACATCGATCTGCCAAGACGACAAATTGTCGTTCGAGGAGAATCCGGAAAGATGGGTAACCGTCGAACTGTTCCTATCTCGGATTCCTTGGCAGAGCTCTTCATTAAGTGGCCTGGTGAACAATTAGGACTACTCTTCCCTGACTACAAGCCAGACAGTGTTTCCCAGAAGTTCCGAAGATGGGCACGCCAAATCGGCTTGCCAGCGGACATCCACTTGCACAGCTTGCGAGCGACCTTCGCTTGCCACCTTATCGAAAAGGGTGTCGATATCTATACCGTAAGTCGGCTGCTAGGACACTCATCGGTGAAAGTCACAGAAAAGCACTACCTCGCCTTGAATCAAGAGCACGTTCGAACCGCTGTCAACCGCCTCGATTTTGACACGGATCTGTGA
- a CDS encoding helix-turn-helix domain-containing protein produces MTTNDSDSKLLLPAKDAAATLGISRTTLHRHVHAGRMECVRFSKNSVYFTRQQLDEFIERHKQRLTPRQINLRKAA; encoded by the coding sequence ATGACGACAAATGATTCCGATTCGAAGTTACTGCTGCCGGCCAAAGACGCAGCCGCCACGCTTGGCATCAGCAGAACAACGCTTCACCGACACGTACACGCGGGGAGAATGGAATGCGTGAGGTTCTCGAAGAACTCGGTGTATTTCACGCGGCAGCAACTCGATGAGTTCATCGAGCGCCACAAGCAACGCCTTACACCGCGTCAGATTAATCTTAGAAAAGCGGCATAA